Proteins encoded within one genomic window of Psilocybe cubensis strain MGC-MH-2018 chromosome 2, whole genome shotgun sequence:
- a CDS encoding Guanine nucleotide-binding protein alpha-4 subunit, with product MAASIALQRRNSLASQRSSRRFSSDTNSLFVSTEEATLISDRIDEEIKREAARLKEAKRREIKGKSTLQKQFQLFYASKTLDAERHSWTPVVYFNIIKAIRMIFAELDHEILNYTPNEPMASNAVRQELNGLRVKLLPLLSLENTLASELSGGVAVAGGRTGAYVRLGWQNLIASTLATSSDTKRSRIENRTRETTLLVARTLAVAVDDVEALWMHESIKFYIQKRKIRLDDSASYFLGHIQRIAEPEYTPSNDDILNVRLQTLGIMEHSIPIYTGGRTYDWKLYDVGGARGQRPMWIPYFDDGT from the exons ATGGCTGCCTCAATAGCGCTCCAACGAAGGAACTCTTTGGCTTCCCAACGCAGTAGCCGCCGCTTTTCTTCTGATACCAATTCCTTATTTGTCTCGACAGAGGAGGCTACGTTGATAAGTGATAGGATCGACGAAGAAATCAAG CGAGAGGCCGCTCGGTTAAAGGAAGCCAAGAGGAGAGAGATAAAAG GGAAATCCACTTTGCAGAAACAGTTTCAGCTGTTCTATGCTTCCAAAACTCTAGACGCTGAGCGTCACTCATGGACACCGGTGGTTTacttcaacatcatcaaagcCATACGCATGATCTTCGCCGAATTAGACCATGAGATTTTGAATTATACTCCCAACGAACCTATGGCCTCCAATGCTGTAAGGCAGGAGCTCAATGGCCTTCGAGTGAAACTATTACCACTACTGTCACTGGAAAATACGCTTGCCTCGGAGCTCAGCGGTGGCGTGGCTGTCGCTGGTGGTCGTACAGGTGCTTATGTGCGACTAGGATGGCAGAACCTCATCGCCTCGACATTGGCAACCTCTTCAGATACAAAGAGATCCCGAATCGAGAATAGAACTCGTGAGACCACTTTACTTGTTGCGCGGACTCTGGCTGTTGCCGTAGACGACGTTGAGGCGCTTTGGATGCATGAAAGTATCAAATTCTATATTCAGAAACGAAAGATTCGCCTGGATGACTCGGCATCCTA TTTCTTGGGACACATCCAACGAATTGCGGAACCCGAGTATACTCCTTCCAACG ACGACATCCTTAATGTTCGGCTACAGACCTTGGGGATTATGGAGCATTCCATTCCTATTTACACTGGTGGAAGAACATACGACTGGAAACTTTACGATGTCGGAGGTGCT CGCGGACAG CGGCCTATGTGGATACCTTATTTCGATGATGGTACGTAG
- a CDS encoding G-patch and R3H domain-containing protein C30B4.02c: MARGEGRGFRGRGGRGRGRGRGGGGDGNRGGKGRGNVIPGASYLEDELELNIRMFADAPRGSGGKTSRGKGRGGRGYGQNSGSNSGTTTPNRGRGRGRGNDMLSGSGYDSPRGRGRGTPGDQFTGGRRGQFGIGSPRGGGQGGGYGRPDTLSGLLYQERPFLRPIKFVPSVLTKVLFKEEESEELLKPGVEDVDETEQSHIPTAEQVFRVFSGGNIPRLEPEEDDEEEQEEIEEVDFNDVGKLFNPSEEVKTTTIRKSKLAETTIIHEEQFTGFYMDPKPTLTSSFNGPEPTLADQPNSIDADVDSLTKMVEDALSTTEEQPNADDVDISDLQVEAETSESIATATIPVPPHSAERYNVDMITSPSEGLVPSSADPISISPHQPQRDILVVDVPVPQVEEISTTFEETLSVSPKPDDLDKAFVPQSENIGSISIQSTQHAETIAIDVPVVNVDPVIQETPSELASQSPKLNTTATEPEPDLFCIDVQPTSVPAEMAPSGDLLPSALRNDDEDDDIIVYVAPHPRKTDIQGEGTISETPEASTSTNNAPDTSRFVPYVRSAALSATPQPVASSSSLPDVTPAPVSMSSFSFSFSKQSQTPSKGDARLVVPPVSTPRQAKVWKRKRGGVKNRMKTSFGAFGAMREEAMLHREDPRRHERRRGDSDLDWGDSDDDAGEIDEVQVGSDEFMAWKGKGKEKEIQANMEKRKAQDDDHGMDVDPDLLPGMDAMKSFVGGLLGNKAGLHTTMDDIHVEDMIRMEDEQDDEDSEDDEVSSEDESEEDALAAEEAMLISEALEFDDEFGDDISDDEDEDEDEDQTPRTSFQARLERLRNKSRSKKMQDTSFDQMEDDDEEDDDDDDMIKRNMTWADQDEDFIQEIEDIFDENEDVLTGKNRKLRKALFKSIRDGTFDDLDDFGLTPAKKRKDKIKGLPLELQEAWERDRQKKAEYKKARALARLEEAADPLSINKGGKKGRKAMRAAAALDPTITVIPNRIVDMTTLVQQIRRFIADIGGPNSMSLPPTNKETRKNIHEMALAFNLKSISKGKGDSRYTTLSKTSRTGQAVDERKVAKIVRRSGGMGARGDSFIYDKKGKGPSGAMPRHREGDEVGKAAPKLTESNIGFRLLAMMGWAEGDRIGVTGGLDAPLTAIIKTTKLGLGATK; encoded by the exons ACgaggaggtcgaggtcgaggtcgaggtcgaggtggcggcggcgacgGCAATCGGGGtggaaaaggaagaggaaacgTAATTCCTGGAGCAAGCTATCTTGAAGATGAGTTGGAGTTAAATATCAGGATGTTTGCAGATG CGCCGCGTGGTAGCGGGGGCAAGACATCCCGAGGAAAAGGTAGAGGAGGTCGTGGTTATGGTCAAAACTCAGGGTCTAATTCAGGGACGACAACGCCTAATCGCGGACgcggacgaggacgagggaATGATATGCTTTCTGGAAGTGGTTATGACTCACCTCGAGGGCGTGGCCGAGGAACTCCCGGTGATCAATTCACTGGTGGACGCAGAGGTCAATTTGGTATCGGTTCCCCTCGTGGTGGTGGCCAAGGAGGGGGATATGGACGACCAGATACTCTTTCTGGATTGCTCTATCAAGAACGACCATTCCTACGTCCTATCAAATTTGTTCCTTCGGTTCTCACAAAGGTTCTCTTCAAGGAGGAAGAAAGTGAAGAGCTATTAAAACCTGGTGTCGAGGATGTCG ATGAAACAGAACAAAGTCACATTCCTACAGCGGAACAAGTATTCCGTGTCTTCAGTGGAGGAAACATACCTCGATTAGAAcctgaagaagatgatgaagaagagcagGAAGAAATAGAAGAAGTAGATTTCAACGACGTTGGAAAATTATTCAACCCCAGTGAAGAGGTGAAAACAACCACAATACGCAAAAGTAAATTGGCGGAGACGACGATCATACATGAAGAACAGTTCACCGGATTCTACATGGACCCTAAACCAACATTAACATCAAGTTTCAATGGTCCTGAACCTACATTAGCGGACCAACCAAATTCAATAGACGCAGACGTCGATAGTCTTACAAAGATGGTCGAAGATGCCCTATCCACCACGGAAGAGCAACCCAATGCAGACGACGTCGATATATCCGATTTACAAGTTGAAGCCGAAACCAGCGAATCAATAGCCACGGCAACTATTCCAGTCCCACCTCATTCAGCTGAACGATATAATGTCGATATGATCACCAGTCCTTCTGAAGGGTTGGTACCATCATCGGCCGACCCGATATCTATTTCACCGCATCAGCCACAGAGAGATAttcttgttgttgatgttccTGTACCGCAAGTCGAAGAGATTTCTACGACTTTTGAAGAAACCCTCTCTGTGTCACCAAAACCAGACGACCTGGACAAGGCCTTTGTCCCGCAAAGCGAGAATATCGGTTCAATTTCCATTCAGTCGACGCAGCATGCGGAGACAATCGCTATTGACGTGCCTGTAGTGAATGTCGATCCAGTGATTCAGGAAACGCCTTCAGAATTGGCCAGCCAATCTCCAAAGTTAAACACAACAGCTAcggaaccagaaccagatcTTTTCTGCATTGATGTGCAACCAACTTCTGTTCCTGCAGAAATGGCTCCTTCAGGAGATCTCCTTCCATCAGCACTTCGaaatgacgacgaggacgacgatatTATAGTCTATGTTGCACCACACCCCCGCAAAACAGACATCCAGGGTGAGGGGACAATATCAGAGACTCCCGAGGCATCCACGAGCACCAACAACGCTCCGGATACGTCTAGATTTGTACCATACGTTAGATCTGCAGCCTTGTCTGCAACACCACAGCCTGTtgcgtcttcgtcttcgttgCCGGATGTTACCCCTGCTCCAGTATCGATGTCGtctttctcgttctcgttctcgaaGCAAAGCCAGACACCGAGCAAGGGAGACGCTCGCCTGGTTGTTCCACCTGTGTCGACTCCTCGTCAAGCAAAGGTATGGAAACGGAAGAGAGGAGGGGTAAAAAACAGAATGAAGACCTCGTTTGGTGCGTTTGGTGCAATGCGGGAGGAAGCTATGCTGCACAGGGAGGATCCGAGGCGGCATGAACGAAGGCGCGGAGACTCTGATTTGGACTGGGGCGATTCCGACGATGACGCTGGCGAGATAgatgaagttcaagttgggTCAGATGAATTTATGGCATGGAAAggcaaagggaaagagaaagagattcAGGCAAACatggaaaaaagaaaagctcAGGACGATGACCATGGGATGGACGTTGATCCTGACTTGCTGCCTGGTATGGATGCCATGAAGAGTTTTGTGGGCGGTCTGCTTGGAAATAAAGCTGGTCTGCACACTACCATGGATGATATTCATGTCGAGGATATGATCAGAATGGAAGACGAgcaagatgatgaagatagcgaagatgacgaagtgTCGAGCGAAGATGAATCAGAGGAAGATGCCCTCGCTGCTGAGGAGGCCATGCTCATTTCCGAGGCCCTGGAATTTGACGACGAGTTTGGTGATGATATAtctgatgatgaggatgaggatgaggatgaggaccaAACCCCGAGAACGAGTTTCCAGGCACGGTTGGAGCGATTACGAAATAAGTCAAGGTCTAAAAAGATGCAGGATACATCGTTTGATCAGAtggaggacgatgatgaagaggacgatgatgacgacgatatgATCAAGCGGAATATGACTTGGGCAGACCAAGATGAAGATTTTATTCAGGAGATTGAG GATATCTTTGATGAGAATGAGGATGTCCTGACCGGGAAAAATCGCAAATTGAGGAAAGCACTTTTCAAATCTATCCGAGATGGCACATTCGATGATTTGGATGATTTCGGTTTAACTCCTGCCA AAAAACGCAAAGACAAAATCAAGGGCCTGCCTCTGGAATTACAAGAGGCTTGGGAAAGGGACCGCCAAAAGAAAGCTGAATACAAGAAGGCTCGTGCACTTGCTCGTCTCGAAGAAGCTGCAGATCCCTTGTCAATTAATAAGGGAGGCAAGAAGGGTCGAAAAGCCATGCGCGCCGCTGCTGCTCTGGATCCTACAATCACAGTTATTCCAAACCGTATCGTGGATATGACGACATTGGTGCAACAGATCAGACGATTCATAGCGGACATTGGGGGTCCAAACTCAATGTCTCTTCCTCCAACGAATAAAGAGACCAGAAAAAATATTCACGAAATGGCTTTGGCATTCAACCTCAAGAGTATCAGTAAAGGCAAAGGCGATTCGCGCTACACCACGCTGTCAAAGACATCAAGAACCGGACAGGCTGTGGACGAACGCAAGGTCGCAAAAATTGTACGAAGAAGTGGCGGTATGGGCGCGCGTGGCGATTCGTTCATCTATGacaagaaaggaaaaggaccTTCGGGTGCTATGCCTCGTCATCGTGAGGGTGATGAAGTAGGCAAG GCTGCGCCCAAACTTACGGAAAGTAACATTGGATTCCGATTGCTAGCCATGATGGGATGGGCCGAGGGCGACCGCATAGGCGTTACTGGGGGCTTAGACGCACCTCTGACCGCTATCATCAAGACGACAAAGCTGGGGCTCGGCGCCACAAAATGA